The Planctomycetota bacterium DNA segment GCGCGACGCCGGCCGCGCGCGGTCGGCCGCCCACTCGCGCAGGCCGGCAATGTCCTCGCGCATCGTGACGGAGAGGGGCACGGACTCCTTGACGCAGGCGACGATGTCGCGCTGCTCGACTTCGCGCCCCTGGTCGAAGGCATCGTAGAGGGCAGAGACGATAGCCTGCTCGATCTCGGCCCCGCTGAAACCTTCGGTGAGCGCGGCCAGTTCGCCCAGGTTGCACAGCTTCGGGTCACGCCGCCGCTTGCGCAGGTGGATCGCGAAGATTTCCTCCCGCTCGGCGCGGCTGGGGAGGTCTATGAAGAAGATTTCGTCGAAGCGGCCCTTCCGCAACAGTTCGGGCGGCAGGGCGCCGATGTTGTTCGCCGTGGCAATGGTGAACACCAGGGCATTCGTCTCCTGAAGCCAGGTGATGAACGTGCCGAAGACGCGCGCCGTGGTCCCCGCGTCGCTGATGCCCGAGCTCTCCGTGCCAGAGAATGCCTTCTCGATCTCGTCCACCCACAGAATGGCGGGGGCGATGGACTCGGCGACCTGGAGGGCATGCCGCATGTTGCTCTCGGACGAGCCGATGAAGCGGTCGAAGATGCGGCTGATGTCGAACCGCAGCAGCGGCACACCCCAGAGCTGGGCCACGGCCTTGGCGGTGAGGCTCTTGCCGCAGCCCTGCACGCCGAGCAGCAGCACGCCCTTCGGGCGCGGCAGGCCGTAGGCGCGTGCCTCGTCGGTGAAGGCGCGGGCGCGCTTGCGCAGCCACTCCTTCAGGATGTCCAGCCCCCCCACGTCGCCCATGCCCTCGCGAGGGTCATAGTATTCGAGCAGGCCCGACTTGCGGATGATCTGTTTCTTCTCGCTGATCACGGCCTCGATGTCGCTGGCGTCGAGCTTGGCGTCACGCACCAGAGCCTGCGAGAAGACGCGCTCGGCCTCGTCCAGCGTCAGGCCCAGCACAGCCGTCACCAGCCGGTCGCGGTCCGCGGGCGAAAGATTCACCCGGGCGGTGCCGGCCTCGGTCACCTCGCGCGCCAGGTCGGCAAGCAATCCTTCCATCACCTGGCGGCCGGGCACCGGCAGGTCCACCACCGTCACCGACTTCTGAAGCTCAAAGGGCAGCTCGAGCAGGGGCGAGAGGAAGACGACCGTCTTGTATGACCGCCGCAGCGAGTGGCACAGGTCGCGAAGCTGGCGCACCACCACGGGGTCCTTGAGATAGGGGTGGAAGTCCTTGAGCACGTAGATGCACGGCTGGGCGTCCTGGAGCACGGCGTTGAGGGCCTCGAGCGGCTTGCGGCCCATGTCGCCCGCCTCGCGCAGGCCGCTGGCCACCTCCACGGTGCGCATGCCATCGGTAGCCGTCCACACGGCCAAGTTCTTCTTCTGAGCCCGCGCGATCCGCAGCAGCAGGTACATCGCCCGGTCCTCCTCCCACGTGACCAGGTAGAGGATCGGGTAGCGGGCGCGAATGAGCACATCGAGCTGGCGAAGGACGTCGCTCATGCCTGGGTCCCCTTTGCGCAGGGCAAGGTGCCTTCATTGTGCGTCGGCGGGGGGGGCCGTGTCAAGGAGCAGCACAAACCAGGCGGTTGCGATGTCGGACGTTCCTGCGGGCGGACCGTTCGCCTGAGGCTTCAGATGTCGGACCCGCCACGGTTTGACCATCCCGACGCGGCCCCCGCTGGGGAGCGCGCGACGGGAGATGCGGCGCCAGCGAGGACCGTCCCATAACCCTCTATGCCCCAACGCCTTACGCCCTCCGGCCATTCCTGCACCCATACTTGCTCATCCCGCAGATGAGCGAATATGGCCGGAGCCGCGAGAATCGCCGATCCTCGCCCTTCCATCCATGCTGTATCACTTCCCCCCCTCACAGGGTTGATACAGCATGCGCAGGCTGCGCCCGCCAGCCCCTCGGCAGGGCCCTCCCCAGGAACCGCCAGGTCCGCAGGGAGAGGGCATGCCCACGCCCTGCACCGGCCAGTCGAGGCAGGACCGGCAGACCCCGAAGAGGCCCTTCTCTCAAGTTCCGTCCCGAAGGTTCCAGTACCTTCGTGAGGCCCTCAGGTCCTGCTGCTGGCGAAAGCCCAAGGTGACATCGCAACCGCCTCAGCACAAACAACCGGCGCTTGACAAACGCCGCCCGTTGGCCAAAATCATAGGGACGCAGGATGCGCCAGGCACACGGCCCTGGATGGAGTGTGCGGGGCGCCGCGAAGCCAGCCTCGGAACCTAGGAGAAACCGCCTGACTCCCCAGGAACTCGCCATTGCGTGTGCCCGCATCGCGGACGACCTGAAGGCCGAGGACCTCCTGATCCTCGACCTGCGAAAGCTCACCTCGATCACCGACTGTTTCGTGTTGGCCACGGCTGCCAGCGAGCGCCAGCTCAAGGCCATCGCCGACCGCCTCCACCGCGACCTCAAGGCCCGGGGCATCACCCACCTCGGCATCGAGGGCGAGCCCACCGGCGGCTGGGTCCTGATGGACTATGTGGATGTGGTCGTGCATCTGTTCAGCCGCGAGGCCCGCGCCTTCTACGCCCTCGAGATGCTCTGGGGCGATGCGCCGCGGATCCCCTGGCAGCCGTAGCGCCGCGCTCTGAGGCAACCCCGCCCTTCTGCCGTGTTTCCCGTTTGCAACAAACCGCCCCATGGGCATAATAGAGGGTCTATCCATCGGAGGCGACCGATGCTGGAACGAGCGCTGGTGACGGGATTCCAGGCCGCGCTGGCTGAAGCCGCGGCGCGCGCCTTTGGCGACGTGGACCTGGGTGGGTTAGCTGTGCAGTTCGCCCCGACGCCGAGTCCCGACGTGGGCGACCTGGGCTTCGGGTGCTTCCCACTAGCCAAGGTGCTGCGGCGCAAGCCGCACGACGTTGCGGCGACGCTGGCCGAGACGATTCAGCTCCCGCCCCTGTTCCGCAAGACCCAGGCCGTGGGACCCTACCTCAACCTGTTCCTCGACCGCGGGGCATTCCTGGGAGCGCTGTGCCGCGAGATCGCCGCGGCCGGGCAGGCCTATGGCAACGCCGAGGCCCCCAGCGGCCAGACGATCGCCCTCGAGTTCTCCTCGCCCAACACGAACAAGCCGCAGCACCTGGGCCACGTGCGGAACAACGTGCTGGGCATGGCCCTCGCCCGCATCCTCGAGGCGGCGGGCCACCGTGTGCTCAAGCTCAACCTCATCAACGACCGCGGCGTCCACATCTGCCAGTCCATGCTCGCCTACCAGCGCTGGGGCAACGGCGCCACGCCCCAATCCACAGGCCGCAAGGGCGACCACTTCGTGGGCGACTACTACGTGCGTTTCGCCCGGGAGGCGGAGAAAGACCCCAGCCTGAAAGATCAGGCCCAGGACCTCCTGCGCCGCTGGGAGCAGGGCGACCCCCAGGTGGTGGCCCTCTGGCGCACGATGAACGGCTGGGTCTACGAGGGCTTCGACGCCACCTACCGCCGCCTGGGCGTGGAGTTCGACCGCATCTACCACGAGAGCGAGACGTATCGCCACGGGCGCGACATCGTGCTCAAGGCCCTCGCCGAGGGCCGCTGCTACCGCCTGCCCGACGGCGCCGTGGAGGCCGACCTGGAAGCCGACGGCCTGGACAAGAAGATCCTCCTCCGCCGCGACGGCACCACAGTCTACATCACCCAGGACCTCGGCACGGCCGTTGCCCGGCACGGCGAACTGGGCTTCGACCGTATGTACTACGTCGTCGCCAGCGAGCAGATCCACCATTTCCGGGTGCTCTTCGCCCTGTTGCGGCGATTCGGCTATGAGTGGGCCGCCAACTGCCGCCACGTGAGCTACGGCATGGTCTACCTGCCCGAAGGCAAGATGAAGAGCCGCGAGGGCAAGGTGGTGGATGCCGACGACCTGATGGACGAGGTGGAGGCGCTGGCCGCCGAGGCCGTGCGCGAGAAGCACGCCGACATCGCGCCCGCCGACCTCGCCCGCCGCGGGACGCAGATCGCCCTGGGCGCCATCAAGTTCTACCTCCTCGCCGTCAACCTCGAGAAGGACATCACGTTCGACCCTGCCGCGAGCGTGAGCTTCGAGGGCGACACGGGGCCCTACGTGCAGTACTCGCACACCCGCATCTGCGGCATCCTGCGCAAGGCGGAGGCAACTGTGGGCGGGGCGTCCCTGCCCCGCGAGGCCGACTTCGCCGCACTCGGCAACAACGCCGAAACGGCCCTCGGGCTGCTCCTGATGCAGTTTCCCGCCGCCGTGCGCGACGCGGCGGAGTCGTGCAACCCGCAGCGGGTGGCCAGCCACGTGCTCGAGGTCGCCCGCTCGTTCGCCCAGTTCTATCACGACAGCCCCGTGCTTCAGGCCGAGAGCCCCGGCCTGATCGCCGCGCGGCTCGAACTATGCCGGGCCACCCAGACCGTGCTCCGGCGCGGCCTCGGCCTCCTGGGCATCGAGGCGCCGGAGCAGATGTGAAGCCTGCGATGCGTGATGCGTGATACGTGATGCGTGAGAGGAGGGGCCTCGACCTCCAGGCTTTGTTGTCTTCTCACGTATCACGTATCACGCTTCACGTATCACGACGCCTTGTTCAGGAATCACCCCCTTGGCCAACTCAGACCATCAGCCCGAGCCTGCGGCATCGTCGAAGCCCACCCCCTGGTGGCATTTCCACCGCCGCCTGTACCACTGGGTGCTGCACTGGGCCGACACGCCCTACGGCACGCCGGCGCTCGTCACACTGTCGTTCACCGAGTCGTCCTTCTTCCCGATCCCGCCCGACGTGCTGCTGATGGCTCTGGGCATTGCCAGGCCCCGGCGGTCGTTCTACTATGCGCTCCTGTGCTCCGCGGCCTCGGTGCTGGGGGGCCTGTTCGGCTACTTCATCGGCTACGCGCTCTGGAATCCCGTGGGCGCGCCCATCCTCCGGTCGCTCCGCCTTCTCACGCCGGCCAGCCAGGAGGTGCTGGTGCGAGGCGTGGAGGGCCGCATGGTGGTGGTGAGCGCGCCACATGGCGTCACGCTCCACGCGAGCAAGTGGTCGGAGTGGCTCGGCCTCGCCGAGCCGGCGCTGGACGGCAATGAGGCGATGATGCGGGTCCACCGCGACCTGCTGCACCGCGAGCGAGCCGCCACCACGCCGCCCATCGGCGAGAGTTCGTACGAGGTCCAGCAGACCACGGCGCCCCTGGCGGTGGACGAGCCGGCCTACCTGATGACCGACACTTATCACCAGGCCCGCGCACTCTACGAGAAGTACGACTTCTGGATCGTCTTCGCCGCGGCCTTCACGCCCATCCCCTACAAGGTTTTCACCATCCTCAGCGGCCTGATGCAGATGCCCCTCGTGCCCTTCCTCTTCGCCTCGGCCATCGGGCGCTCCATGCGTTTCTTCCTGGTCGGCGCACTGATCTTCGCCTTCGGCAAACCGGTGCGCCGCTTCATTGACCGCTACTTCAACCTCATCTCGCTCCTGTTCTTCGTCCTGCTGATCGGCTTCTTCGCCATCCTCGGGATCTAGCGCCCGCAGGGGCCCGCCGCAGTCGGGGCGCGTGCTGCCGGTTCCTCTCCACCCTCTTGCAGGAGGCTGTCGCCATGCGTTCGTTTGCGGAAGTCATGGAAGCCGTGCGCGAGTATCCCGTGAAGGACCTCGCCGTGGCCGCCGCCGAGGACCACACCGTGCTGGAGGCCGTCGCCGAGGCCATGCGGATGAAAATGGTCCGGGCGATCCTCGTCGGGAACGAGATGGCGATCCACAAGACGGCCGAGGAGCACGGCATCAACCTCGGCGAGGCCAAGATCATCCACGAGCGCGACCCCATCCGCGCCGCGGCCACGGCCACGGCCATGGTCAGCGCACATGAGGCCGACATCCTGATGAAGGGCTACATCCACACCGACGACTTCCTGCGCGCCGTGCTCGACAAGGAGCGGGGCCTGCGGGCCCACTCGGTGATGAGCCACGTCTACATCATCGAGCACCCGCGCCGCGAGCAGTTCCTGTTCCTCTCCGATGGAGCCATGAACATCGCGCCCGACCTCGAGCGCAAGGCCGACATCATCCTCAACGCCGTCCACACCGCCCACGCCTTCGGCATCGAGGAACCCAAGGTCGCCGTCCTCGCCGCCATCGAGCTGGTCAACCCCGCCATGCAGGCCACCGTGGACGCCGCGACGCTGCACATCATGGCCGAGCGCCGCCAGTTCTCGCCCAAGTGCGTGATTGACGGGCCGTTCGGCTTCGACAATGCCATAGACGAGCGCGCGGCTCAGCACAAGAAGATCGGGGGGCCGGTCGCCGGCAAAGCTGACGTCTTGATCGTGCCCGACATCGAGGCGGGCAACATCCTCGCCAAGTCGCTGGTCTATCTCGGCGGGCTCACCGTGGCCGGCGTGATCGTGGGCGCCAAGGCCCCCATCGTGCTCACCTCGCGGGCCGACCTCGCCCCCGCCAAGCTCGCCAGCATCGCTTGCGCCGTCTACATGGCCGGCGTCATCCGCGAGTTGCGCCTCAAGGTCGGAAAGGTACACTACTGAGATGAAACTCTCCGCCTCGCTCCAACCTCACAAAGGCGAGAGCTGGCCCGCCTTCGCGCTCCGTGCGGCCGGCCTCGGGTTCCAGGGCGTCGCGCTCCCGTTCAACCCGGCCTGGACCGATGCCGATCTCCTCGGCATCCGCCAGGCCCTGGACGAGCAGCAGGTCGAGGTGGTCGAACTGACGGCCCACTGCAACTTCCTCACGCCGTCGGAAGATGAGGTGCGCCGCAGCTTCGATGCGCTGACCCGGGCGATGGAAGCGGGAGCCTTGCTCAACTGCGACCACGTGGTCACCCACGTAGGCTCGCGCAGCCCCGACCCCCGCCAGCCCCTCGCCCCCCACCCCGAGAACTGGGCCGATGCCACCTGGGACCTCCTCATCCGTCGCATCTGGGCGTTGCTCGATGGCGTCGAGGACGTGGGAGTCCGCCTCTGCTTCGAGCCGTGCGCCACCACCACGCTCAACTCGCTCGACAGCCTGGCGGCCCTGGTGGCCGATGTCGCCACGGTGAGTGTTCGCATCGCCCTCGACCCTGCGGCCATCTTCAATGCCGAGGCGGCGGTGCGGCCCAAAGAGGCCCTGGCCGAGATCTTCGCCACCCTCGCCGACGCCATCGCCATCGCCCGCGCCACCGACGTGCGGCTCGCCGCGGGGGCTGACGAGCCGCTTCTCGAGCGCGTCCCCCTCGGCCAAGGGGCGCTCGACTACACAACATACCTCAAGCTCCTCAACGCTCTGGAACTTGACACGCCCCTGATCGTGCCGCCTCAGGAGGACGATGCGGCGTACCGCAGGGCGCACGATTTCCTGGCCACGGCGGCACAGGGCGCGCGGTGACAGGGGCGGCACCGGCCTCGATGGGATCTTGGGCGGCAGCTCACGCGCCGGCTGTGCGCTTGCGGGGGAGGACTGGATGAATGGATGTCGGGCAATCACCCATCCATTCATCCACCCATCCAACCATACGCTCAGCCCGTGCACGTCTTCGGCATCGGCACAAGGCACAGCAGCGTGAGCGGCTCCACGCCCGTGTTGCCGAAATGATGCTCCTCGTTGGGCGGCACAAAGACCACCGTTCCGGGCGACAGGGGCGTGGCGCCGTCCGGCCCCACCGCCTCTCCCTCGCCAGTCAGCACGAACACCTCGTGCTCCCACGGGTGCGCGTGGTGCGGCGTGTGGCCGTCGGGCGCGATCTCGAAGTGCCGCATCGCGAAGTTCGCCGCGCCGTCGCCTTCGGCGATGATCCAGCGGATCTTCACGCCCCGGGCGCCTTCCTCCACCTCCTGGGCCGCCACGTTCGTGTAGTGTTTCACCTTCATCGCGCGTCCTTTCGTCTCGCAAGAAACGCCGCCAGCCGGTCGAGCGCGGGCGCGAGGATGCTCTCCTCGACCGCGAAACACAGGCGCACGTGGCCCTCGCCGCCCGCGCCGAAGGCACAGCCGGGCGCCAGGCCCACCCCCCTATCGAGAAGGAGGCGGCGGCAGAAGTCGAACGAGTCGGTCAGGCCCTCGATGCGCGGGAACACATAGAACGCTCCCGCGGGCCGCGCGAGTTCCACGCGCGGGCAGTGGCCGAGGCGCTCGCACGCCAGGTCGCGCAACGCGCGATAGCGCATCTGCATCTCGCGCACGAATGCCTCGCCCTTGGTGATCGCCGCAAGGGCTGCCCGCTGCGAGGGCGCGGGGGCATGGCTCACCACGAACTCCTGGAGCTTCGTCATCTGCTCCACGATCTGCTGCGGGCCGAGGGCATAGCCCACGCGCCAGCCCGTCATGCTGTAGGCCTTCGACAGGCTGTTCAGCAGCATCAGGTGCTCGCGCAGCCGTCCCAGGCGACGCACCGGCGCCACGGGGCCGTCGAACACGATCCGCTCGTACACCTGGTCGAGGATCAGGCACACGCCACGCGCGGCGGCCAGATCGGCCAGGAACGCCTCTTCGGCCCCCGACATCACCCAGCCGGTCGGGTTCGACGGGCTGTTGACGAAGAGCACGCGCACCGACGGGTCCAGCGCGGCCGCCAGGGCGTCGTGGTTCACGCGAAACGCGCCGTCGTTCTCGACCAGCGGCACCTCGACGGGCGTCGCGCCGAGCATCTGCACAATGGCCGCCACGTTCGGCCAGCAGGGCGACAGAATCACCGCCTTCGAGCCGGGCTCGAGGGTCGCCGCGAAGGCCAGGAACAGCGCCTCCACGCCGCCCGCGGTCACCACCACCTCGCCGTCGGGGTCGTAGTCGAAGCCGTGGAGGCGGCGGGTCTGCGCCGCGATGGCCTGGCGCAGGTCGAGATAGCCTGCGTTGAGGGTGTAGAACGTATGCCCCTCGTCAATCGCCTGCTTGGCGGCCTCCTTGATGAAGGCCGGCGTGGGCACGTTCGATTCGCCGAAGTACAGGCGCAGGGGATTGGCCACCTGCGTGGCCAGGTCCGACAGCTCGCGGATGCGGCTGCGCGGCACCGAGGCCGCGTGCCGCGAGGGGAACTCGTGCACCGGCTGCTCCTCTCTGTTTCCTCCTCCGATGATAGTGGCAAATGCCCACGGGGTCAACCCGCCTGACGCCTGGTTGAAACCCCTTGGCGTTGCCCATATACTGCCTCACGGGGAGGAGCACTGAGAGCGAGGACGACGCGATGATTGACATCCACACCCACATCGGCAAGGTCTGGCGTGGGCGGCCCTGGCTCACCGCAGGCAAACTGGTGCGCTGGATGGACCGCCACGGGATCGAGAAGGCGGTCGTCCATTCCATCGAGAATCCCGAGGAACTGCACTACTACGTGCCCACACCCTACGTGCTCAAAGCCTGCCGCCGCTTCCCCGACCGCCTGTTGCCTTTCTGCAACGTGGATCCCCGCATCGAGAACTCCAGCCCCAAGACCGACTTCTACTCGCTCATCAAGGACTACGTGGACCAAGGGGCGCGCGGCTTCGGCGAGTCGCTCTCGGGCCTGCCCGTGGACGACCCGCGGCTCGTGGCCATCTACACGGCGTGCGGCCGCCTGGGCCTGGCGGTGACACTGCACATGGACAACCTCCGCGGCACCGACGCCCTCGGTCTGCCCGGCCTCCGCCGCGTGCTGGCCGCGTGCCCCGACACGGTGTTCTTCGCCCACGCGCCCCACTGGTGGGCCGAGATCAGCGCCGACGTGCGCGAGGAGGACCGCGGCGGCTACCCCAAGCGCCCCGTGGTCCCCGGCGGCGCTGTCGAGCAGGTTTTCGATGCCTTCCCCAACATCTACGGCGACCTGTCGGCCTTCTCAGGCTACAACGCCATCACCCGCGACCCCGAGTTCGGCCGCGGCTTCCTCGAGCGCTGGAGCCACCGCCTCTGCTTCGCCACCGACTACCTGCGGCCCGGCCAGGATTGTCCGATCATCCGCCACATCCGCGAGGTGGACATCAGCCGCAAGGCCCGCCGCCGCATCACCCGCGACAACGCCCGACGGGTTCTGAGGCTGAAGGGATGAGGCATCGAGGGAGGAAGCCCTTTCTGGCAGAACGGGCTCCCTCCCCCACGCCCTCTGCATCCCAAAGACTTATAGACTGGAGAAGCCGATGCTGCTGACCAGGCGAGCAGCCGCCCTTGGGTTCCTGATGTCACTCGGCCCCTCACCCTATGCAGCGGATGGTTCGCAGGAATTGCGTGACCACGCGCTCGCCGGGATGAAGCGAGCAACAGAGTTCTTCACGCGGGAGGTGGCCTGCCACGGCGGCTACCTGTGGCGCTACTCGGAAGACCTGAAGCAGCGCGAAGGCGAGGGCACCGCCACCGAGACCCAGGTGTGGGTGCAGCCGCCCGGCACCCCCGCCGTGGGCCTGGCCTTCGTGCGTGCCTACCAGGCCACCGGCGACAAGCAATTCCTCGACGCCGCCCTCGCCGCCGCCCACGCGCTCGTCTTCGGCCAGATGCGGTCGGGCGGATGGCAGTATCTGATTGACTTCAGCGAGGCCGGCGCGAAGCGCTTCGCCTACCGCCACCTGCCGGAGCCGAAGTCCAAGGGCGTTCGCACCCACTCAGTCCTCGACGACAACACGACCCAGGCCGCCCTCCGCCTCCTGATGGCTGTGGATGAGTTGGTGAAGGACGAGAGGGTGCACGAGGCGCTCGTCTACGGCCTCGACGCGTTGCTCAAGGCCCAGCTCCCAAAGGGCGGCTGGCCCCAGGTGTTCGGCCTGCCCGAGCCCGAGCAGCAATTCGCCCCCTATGTGAAGATCGAGCTGGATGGGACGCGCACGACGCTCCAGCGCCCCACCCGCTACTGGCACTACGCCACGTTCAACGATGGGGCGATCAACGACTGCATCGCCGTGTGCCTGGAGGCGCACGAGCGGACGAAGGAGGCGAAGTACCTCGACGCGGCGCGGCGCGCGGGCGACTTCATCCTTCTCTCGCAACTCAAGCCCCCGCAGGCCGGCTGGGCGCAGCAGTACACGCACGACCTCAAGCCCGAGTGGGCGCGCAAGTTCGAGCCGCCCGCCGCCTGCTCCGCCGTGGCCGTCCGCAACATCCGCTCCCTCATCGAGATCTGGCTCGCCACAGGCGACGCCAAGTACCTGGAGCCGATCCCCCCTGCGCTCGACTGGCTCGAGCGCTCGAAGCTCCCGGGCGAGAAGCCCCGCTGGGCGCGCTTCTACGAGCTGGGCACCAACCGCCCCCTCTACTTCGTCAAGGACACCTACGAGCTGACCTATCGCGACGACAACCTGCCCACCCACTACAGCTTCCAGGGCGACTACGGCGTCGAGAGCGCCGTCCGCGCCTTCCGAGCCGCGAAGGAGAAAGGCCGCGAGGCCCTGCTGGCCGAGCGGGCCCGCAAGCCCGCCGCCTCCGAGCTTCAGGCCAGGGCGCGGACGATGGAGCCCCAGGTGCGCCGCGTGCTCGACGCGCTTGATGCCAGGGGGCGCTGGATCACCGACGGCTGGATCGAGTGCA contains these protein-coding regions:
- a CDS encoding sugar phosphate isomerase/epimerase family protein yields the protein MKLSASLQPHKGESWPAFALRAAGLGFQGVALPFNPAWTDADLLGIRQALDEQQVEVVELTAHCNFLTPSEDEVRRSFDALTRAMEAGALLNCDHVVTHVGSRSPDPRQPLAPHPENWADATWDLLIRRIWALLDGVEDVGVRLCFEPCATTTLNSLDSLAALVADVATVSVRIALDPAAIFNAEAAVRPKEALAEIFATLADAIAIARATDVRLAAGADEPLLERVPLGQGALDYTTYLKLLNALELDTPLIVPPQEDDAAYRRAHDFLATAAQGAR
- a CDS encoding amidohydrolase family protein, with the protein product MIDIHTHIGKVWRGRPWLTAGKLVRWMDRHGIEKAVVHSIENPEELHYYVPTPYVLKACRRFPDRLLPFCNVDPRIENSSPKTDFYSLIKDYVDQGARGFGESLSGLPVDDPRLVAIYTACGRLGLAVTLHMDNLRGTDALGLPGLRRVLAACPDTVFFAHAPHWWAEISADVREEDRGGYPKRPVVPGGAVEQVFDAFPNIYGDLSAFSGYNAITRDPEFGRGFLERWSHRLCFATDYLRPGQDCPIIRHIREVDISRKARRRITRDNARRVLRLKG
- a CDS encoding pectate lyase encodes the protein MKRATEFFTREVACHGGYLWRYSEDLKQREGEGTATETQVWVQPPGTPAVGLAFVRAYQATGDKQFLDAALAAAHALVFGQMRSGGWQYLIDFSEAGAKRFAYRHLPEPKSKGVRTHSVLDDNTTQAALRLLMAVDELVKDERVHEALVYGLDALLKAQLPKGGWPQVFGLPEPEQQFAPYVKIELDGTRTTLQRPTRYWHYATFNDGAINDCIAVCLEAHERTKEAKYLDAARRAGDFILLSQLKPPQAGWAQQYTHDLKPEWARKFEPPAACSAVAVRNIRSLIEIWLATGDAKYLEPIPPALDWLERSKLPGEKPRWARFYELGTNRPLYFVKDTYELTYRDDNLPTHYSFQGDYGVESAVRAFRAAKEKGREALLAERARKPAASELQARARTMEPQVRRVLDALDARGRWITDGWIECKVFIANLDALSSYLAATRPAP
- a CDS encoding cupin domain-containing protein, yielding MKVKHYTNVAAQEVEEGARGVKIRWIIAEGDGAANFAMRHFEIAPDGHTPHHAHPWEHEVFVLTGEGEAVGPDGATPLSPGTVVFVPPNEEHHFGNTGVEPLTLLCLVPMPKTCTG
- the argS gene encoding arginine--tRNA ligase; protein product: MLERALVTGFQAALAEAAARAFGDVDLGGLAVQFAPTPSPDVGDLGFGCFPLAKVLRRKPHDVAATLAETIQLPPLFRKTQAVGPYLNLFLDRGAFLGALCREIAAAGQAYGNAEAPSGQTIALEFSSPNTNKPQHLGHVRNNVLGMALARILEAAGHRVLKLNLINDRGVHICQSMLAYQRWGNGATPQSTGRKGDHFVGDYYVRFAREAEKDPSLKDQAQDLLRRWEQGDPQVVALWRTMNGWVYEGFDATYRRLGVEFDRIYHESETYRHGRDIVLKALAEGRCYRLPDGAVEADLEADGLDKKILLRRDGTTVYITQDLGTAVARHGELGFDRMYYVVASEQIHHFRVLFALLRRFGYEWAANCRHVSYGMVYLPEGKMKSREGKVVDADDLMDEVEALAAEAVREKHADIAPADLARRGTQIALGAIKFYLLAVNLEKDITFDPAASVSFEGDTGPYVQYSHTRICGILRKAEATVGGASLPREADFAALGNNAETALGLLLMQFPAAVRDAAESCNPQRVASHVLEVARSFAQFYHDSPVLQAESPGLIAARLELCRATQTVLRRGLGLLGIEAPEQM
- a CDS encoding VTT domain-containing protein, translating into MTDTYHQARALYEKYDFWIVFAAAFTPIPYKVFTILSGLMQMPLVPFLFASAIGRSMRFFLVGALIFAFGKPVRRFIDRYFNLISLLFFVLLIGFFAILGI
- a CDS encoding bifunctional enoyl-CoA hydratase/phosphate acetyltransferase, which translates into the protein MRSFAEVMEAVREYPVKDLAVAAAEDHTVLEAVAEAMRMKMVRAILVGNEMAIHKTAEEHGINLGEAKIIHERDPIRAAATATAMVSAHEADILMKGYIHTDDFLRAVLDKERGLRAHSVMSHVYIIEHPRREQFLFLSDGAMNIAPDLERKADIILNAVHTAHAFGIEEPKVAVLAAIELVNPAMQATVDAATLHIMAERRQFSPKCVIDGPFGFDNAIDERAAQHKKIGGPVAGKADVLIVPDIEAGNILAKSLVYLGGLTVAGVIVGAKAPIVLTSRADLAPAKLASIACAVYMAGVIRELRLKVGKVHY
- the rsfS gene encoding ribosome silencing factor, translated to MRGAAKPASEPRRNRLTPQELAIACARIADDLKAEDLLILDLRKLTSITDCFVLATAASERQLKAIADRLHRDLKARGITHLGIEGEPTGGWVLMDYVDVVVHLFSREARAFYALEMLWGDAPRIPWQP
- a CDS encoding aminotransferase class I/II-fold pyridoxal phosphate-dependent enzyme; the encoded protein is MHEFPSRHAASVPRSRIRELSDLATQVANPLRLYFGESNVPTPAFIKEAAKQAIDEGHTFYTLNAGYLDLRQAIAAQTRRLHGFDYDPDGEVVVTAGGVEALFLAFAATLEPGSKAVILSPCWPNVAAIVQMLGATPVEVPLVENDGAFRVNHDALAAALDPSVRVLFVNSPSNPTGWVMSGAEEAFLADLAAARGVCLILDQVYERIVFDGPVAPVRRLGRLREHLMLLNSLSKAYSMTGWRVGYALGPQQIVEQMTKLQEFVVSHAPAPSQRAALAAITKGEAFVREMQMRYRALRDLACERLGHCPRVELARPAGAFYVFPRIEGLTDSFDFCRRLLLDRGVGLAPGCAFGAGGEGHVRLCFAVEESILAPALDRLAAFLARRKDAR
- a CDS encoding AAA family ATPase produces the protein MSDVLRQLDVLIRARYPILYLVTWEEDRAMYLLLRIARAQKKNLAVWTATDGMRTVEVASGLREAGDMGRKPLEALNAVLQDAQPCIYVLKDFHPYLKDPVVVRQLRDLCHSLRRSYKTVVFLSPLLELPFELQKSVTVVDLPVPGRQVMEGLLADLAREVTEAGTARVNLSPADRDRLVTAVLGLTLDEAERVFSQALVRDAKLDASDIEAVISEKKQIIRKSGLLEYYDPREGMGDVGGLDILKEWLRKRARAFTDEARAYGLPRPKGVLLLGVQGCGKSLTAKAVAQLWGVPLLRFDISRIFDRFIGSSESNMRHALQVAESIAPAILWVDEIEKAFSGTESSGISDAGTTARVFGTFITWLQETNALVFTIATANNIGALPPELLRKGRFDEIFFIDLPSRAEREEIFAIHLRKRRRDPKLCNLGELAALTEGFSGAEIEQAIVSALYDAFDQGREVEQRDIVACVKESVPLSVTMREDIAGLREWAADRARPASRAQARDT